In one window of Zingiber officinale cultivar Zhangliang chromosome 11A, Zo_v1.1, whole genome shotgun sequence DNA:
- the LOC122032879 gene encoding oligopeptide transporter 5-like, with protein sequence MTMLTTDDPSQPCLTIRTWILGAVSCVLLSFVNQFFNYRTNQISINSIFVQILALPVGRWMARVLPPTIIRIPLLDWSFSLNPGPFNMKEHVVSVIIANSGTGGIYAVHIITILKAFYHRGINVMAAILLTQTTQLLGFGWAGLFRKYLVDSPYMWWPGTLVVASLFRALNEEERRVKGGVTRLQFFLICMICSFSYYIVPNYFFPAISSISILCLIWKDSIPIHQIGSGMRGLGVGAIGFDWATASMIGSPIAAPTYVFCNVLAGYVILVYILLPLCYWSNLYDARRFTFLSSQLFERSGKPYDLSRVLDNKTFTLNVEEYENYSDIRISTSFAINYGIGFATLTATLCHVLLFDGQYMLKLWRQATSKANEKFLDVHGRMMKANYAAVPQWWFHLLLLLVTALSIYTVEGFGRALQLPYWGLLLAMAMAFFFTLPIGIIAATTNTMPGINIITEIVIGYIMPGNPLASVVFKTYGCTSMGQAINFLSDFKLGYYMKIPPRSMFIAQLAGSVIANASYFGTAWWLLSEVPHICETNLLPKGSPWTCPSDTVFFSSSVIWGVVGPRRMFGPDSIYSGLNYFFLLGLFAPATVYLFHRLFLEKKWIRLINFPVIFAAAGYIPLVKTINFNCWFIVGFVFNYWVLKHHKQWWGRYAYVLSAALDVGTSFMAVIAFFTLGNYNINSVNWWGGVTDDYCQLAKCPTEPGAYIPKGCPELE encoded by the exons ATGACGATGCTGACGACCGACGACCCATCGCAGCCGTGCTTGACGATCCGAACATGGATCCTTGGTGCCGTCAGCTGCGTCCTCCTCTCCTTCGTCAACCAGTTCTTCAATTATCGGACCAACCAGATCTCCATCAACTCCATCTTCGTCCAGATCCTGGCGCTGCCCGTGGGCCGCTGGATGGCCCGCGTCCTCCCTCCGACTATCATCAGGATTCCCCTCCTCGACTGGTCCTTCTCCCTCAACCCCGGGCCCTTCAACATGAAGGAGCACGTCGTCAGCGTCATCATTGCCAACTCCGGCACCGGCGGCATTTACGCCGTCCACATCATCACCATCCTCAAGGCCTTCTACCACCGCGGCATCAACGTCATGGCCGCCATCCTCCTCACACAAACCACTCAA TTGTTAGGATTTGGATGGGCTGGATTGTTCAGAAAATACTTGGTGGATTCCCCTTACATGTGGTGGCCTGGCACTTTAGTAGTAGCATCTTTGTTCAG agcactgaacgaGGAAGAACGGCGGGTAAAGGGCGGCGTGACGCGGCTCCAGTTCTTCCTCATTTGCATGATCTGCAGCTTCTCCTACTACATCGTCCCCAACTACTTCTTCCCGGCCATCAGCTCCATCTCGATCCTCTGCCTCATTTGGAAGGACTCCATCCCCATCCACCAGATCGGCTCCGGCATGCGCGGCCTCGGCGTCGGCGCCATCGGCTTCGACTGGGCCACCGCCTCCATGATCGGCAGCCCCATAGCGGCCCCCACCTATGTGTTCTGCAACGTCCTCGCAGGCTACGTCATCCTCGTCTACATCCTCCTGCCCCTCTGCTACTGGTCCAACCTCTACGACGCCCGCCGCTTCACCTTCCTCTCCTCCCAACTCTTCGAGCGCTCCGGCAAGCCCTACGACCTCAGCCGCGTCCTCGACAACAAGACCTTCACCCTCAACGTCGAGGAGTACGAGAACTACAGCGACATCCGCATCAGCACCTCCTTCGCCATCAACTACGGCATCGGCTTCGCCACCCTCACCGCCACCCTCTGCCACGTCCTCCTCTTCGACGGCCAGTACATGCTCAAGCTGTGGCGGCAGGCGACGTCCAAGGCCAACGAGAAGTTCCTCGACGTGCACGGCCGGATGATGAAGGCCAACTACGCCGCCGTGCCGCAGTGGTggttccacctcctcctcctcctcgtcacCGCGCTCTCCATCTACACCGTCGAGGGCTTTGGCCGCGCCCTGCAGCTGCCTTACTGGGGCCTCCTCCTGGCCATGGCCATGGCCTTCTTCTTCACCCTGCCCATCGGGATCATCGCCGCCACCACCAATACg ATGCCTGGGATCAACATAATAACAGAGATAGTGATTGGCTACATAATGCCGGGAAATCCATTGGCGAGTGTGGTGTTCAAAACCTACGGTTGCACCAGTATGGGTCAAGCCATCAACTTTTTGTCCGATTTCAAGCTCGGTTACTACATGAAGATTCCTCCTAGATCCATGTTCATCGCACAG TTAGCGGGTTCGGTGATCGCCAACGCGAGCTACTTCGGCACAGCGTGGTGGTTGCTCTCTGAAGTCCCCCACATTTGTGAGACCAACTTGCTGCCGAAGGGCTCCCCGTGGACGTGCCCTAGCGACACTGTGTTCTTCAGCTCCTCTGTTATATGGGGCGTGGTTGGGCCTCGTCGGATGTTCGGCCCCGACTCCATCTACTCCGGCCTtaactacttcttcctccttggccTCTTCGCCCCTGCCACCGTCTACCTCTTCCACCGCCTCTTCCTGGAGAAGAAATGGATTCGGCTCATCAACTTCCCCGTCATCTTCGCGGCCGCCGGCTACATTCCCCTAGTCAAGACCATTAACTTCAACTGTTGGTTCATTGTCGGCTTTGTCTTCAACTATTGGGTGCTCAAGCACCACAAGCAGTGGTGGGGCCGCTATGCCTATGTGCTGTCTGCCGCCCTCGACGTCGGCACAAGCTTCATGGCCGTCATCGCCTTCTTCACCCTCGGGAACTATAATATCAACTCCGTCAATTGGTGGGGAGGCGTCACCGATGACTACTGCCAGCTCGCTAAATGCCCTACCGAGCCCGGTGCCTACATCCCCAAGGGTTGTCCTGAACTCGAATGA
- the LOC122032878 gene encoding uncharacterized protein LOC122032878, with translation MQGGARGCFRTPLILEKSEGMSPQAVALIFVTSSLHRRLSPLLFATSPVPSTRYHCAPSPFLHNKGCRVGDEAFTNSGIHNWRKAMEVFYTHVGGVASAHNDARTQLEAFQNQRKSVSHLLQARGHGMEVAYRTRLMTILDVTRFLLKQGLPFHGHDESLSSSNKGNFLELIEWYTQRNDEVAKTMNENAPGNNQMKSPTVQKDLTRACAAEVTNFILNDIKDNIFSLMVDECRDISVKEHMGVILRYVNKNGCVIERFLVIVHVSDTFAISLKKAIDELFTKHKFSLSRLRGQGYDGASNMRGEYDGLKALVLKKNLSASALFKRKDKFRQLEHDKLVECLEKGDIVSVLENVYDDDTNDDNNGITASLIDNMESYEFVFVMHLMKSLLGITNELSLALQQKDQNIVLAISLIKTMTVRLQILREEGWENLLNVVNKFCSNHMIPIPNMEENMRTRGRSRRNGQMITNFHHYRVEIFCEVLDMMVQEMNNRFSESSTEVLTCIACLDPNDSFSQFNIGKLLRLAKLYPEDFSLTDCVILEDQLETYIQNVRGEFSMIEDLGSLAKKMVETGKNTVFSLVYRLIELALVLPVATASVERVFSAMKIIKIDLRNRMGDEWMNASLVVHIEKDIFSTIKNEQILQHFQQMNTRRI, from the exons ATGCAAGGGGGCGCGAGGGGGTGCTTCCGCACCCCCTTGATTCTGGAAAAAAGTGAAGGAatg TCTCCTCAAGCTGTTGCCCTCATCTTTGTCACCTCTTCACTTCATCGACGCCTCTCGCCACTGCTGTTCGCCACTTCGCCTGTTCCGTCGACGCGCTACCACTGTGCTCCATCGCCGTTCCTCCACAACAA AGGATGTCGAGTTGGAGATGAGGCATTTACTAATTCGGGGATTCATAATTGGAGAAAAGCAATGGAAGTATTTTATACGCATGTTGGTGGTGTAGCTAGTGCTCACAATGATGCAAGAACACAACTTGAGGCTTTTCAAAATCAACGAAAAAGTGTGTCACATTTGCTACAAGCACGGGGGCATGGAATGGAGGTTGCATATCGCACTCGATTAATGACAATTTTGGATGTTACACGCTTTCTTTTGAAACAAGGTTTGCCTTTCCATGGACATGACGAGTCATTGAGTTCCTCAAATAAAGGTAACTTTCTTGAATTGATTGAGTGGTATACCCAAAGAAATGATGAGGTTGCTAAGACAATGAATGAAAATGCCCCTGGAAATAATCAAATGAAATCTCCAACAGttcaaaaggatttaacacgTGCTTGTGCTGCTGAAGTCACAAATTTCATTCTTAATGATATAAAAGACAATATATTTTCTCTTATGGTTGATGAGTGTCGAGACATTTCAGTCAAAGAGCATATGGGAGTTATTTTAAGATACGTGAACAAAAATGGATGTGTTATTGAAAGATTTCTTGTTATTGTGCATGTGTCTGACACTTTTGCTATTTCTTTGAAGAAGGCTATTGATGAATTATTTACAAAACATAAGTTTTCATTATCAAGATTGAGAGGTCAAGGATACGATGGAGCTTCAAATATGCGAGGTGAGTATGATGGATTGAAGGCTCTCGTATTGAAGAAGAATTTATCTGCAAG TGCTTTATTTAAAAGAAAAGACAAGTTTAGACAACTTGAACATGATAAACTTGTAGAATGTTTGGAGAAAGGAGATATTGTTAGtg TGCTTGAAAATGTGTATGATGATGACACTAATGATGATAATAATGGTATCACCGCCAGTTTGATTGATAATATGGAGAGTTATGAATTTGTGTTTGTGATGCATTTGATGAAATCTTTATTGGGAATCACAAATGAATTGTCGCTTGCCTTACAACAAAAGGATCAAAACATTGTACTGGCTATTAGTTTGATCAAGACAATGACAGTTCGATTACAAATATTGAGAGAGGAAGGATGGGAGAATCTTTTGAATGTCGTCAACAAATTTTGTAGTAACCATATGATCCCAATACCGAATATGGAAGAAAATATGAGAACTCGTGGTCGCAGCAGGCGTAATGGACAAATGATTACTAATTTTCATCACTATCGTGTTGAAATTTTTTGTGAG GTTCTTGATATGATGGTTCAAGAGATGAATAATCGATTTTCAGAATCAAGTACGGAGGTACTTACCTGCATTGCTTGCTTAGATCCAAACGACTCTTTTTCTCAATTTAATATTGGTAAGTTACTCCGCCTTGCTAAACTTTATCCGGAGGACTTTTCATTGACCGATTGTGTAATACTTGAGGACCAACTTGAGACTTACATTCAAAATGTGCGAGGTGAATTTTCTATGATTGAAGATTTGGGAAGTCTTGCTAAAAAGATGGTTGAAACGGGCAAGAATACAGTTTTTTCATTGGTTTATCGTTTGATCGAGTTAGCATTGGTTTTACCAGTTGCAACTGCTTCTGTTGAAAGGGTTTTTTCTGCTATGAAAATTATCAAGATTGATTTGCGTAATAGGATGGGGGATGAGTGGATGAATGCCAGTTTAGTAGTACACATCGAGAAGGATATTTTTTCCACAATTAAAAATGAACAAATTTTACAACATTTTCAACAGATGAACACTCGTAGGATATAG